From the Chloroflexota bacterium genome, the window CCGCCGCGGCCGCCGGGAGAAAACGGTTTCTTCGTTGGGCTCACCCCAACGACGCCCGCAATCCCCGCCGGGCCGCGTGCTACACTGCCCCCATGGACGTCCAAGCCTTCCTCGACCGGGTCCGTAGTCAGCCCTGGTACGACGGCCAGGTCGTCGACGACCGCACCCTGCCCCCGCGCGACGCCGTCGAGCAGTCGCCCGAGTCCCTCCTCCACCCCACCCTCGTCGCGCGCCTCCGTGAGCTTGGCCGCTGGCCCCTCTACGCCCACCAGGCCCAGGCCGTCGACGCCGCCCTGGAGGGCGGCAACGTCGTCGTCGCGACGCCCGCCGCCAGCGGCAAGAGCCTCTGCTTCCAGGCCCCCGTCCTGCACGAGTGGCTCGAGGACCGCTCCTCGCGCGCCCTCTTCCTCTACCCCACCAAGGCTCTGGCCCAGGACCAGCTCACCGCGCTCCGCGAGCTCGCCCCAGAGCGCCCCGCGCCCACCCTCGCGGTCTACGACGGCGACACCCCCCACGACGAGCGCGCCGGCATTCGCCGCTCCGCCCACGTGCTCCTCACCAACCCTGACATGCTGCACGCGGCCATCCTGCCCAACCACAGAGTCTGGGCCGCCTTCCTCCAGCGCCTCTCGACCGTCGTCATCGACGAGGCCCACACCTACCGCGGCGTCTTCGGCTCCCACGTGTCGCTCCTGCTGCGCCGCCTGCGCCGCATCTGCGCCCGCTACGGCGCAGAGCCCCGCTTCATCCTCTGCTCCGCCACCATCGGCAACCCCGCGGAGCTGGCCGGGAACCTCACCGGCGAGCCCTTCACCGCCGTCACCGGCAGCGGCGCGCCCCTCGGCGAGAAGCGCTTCCTCTTCTGGAACCCGCCCCTCCGCGACGCAGAGACCGGCGTCCGCGAGAAGGCCTACAGCGAGTCCGCCCGCCTCCTCGCCGAGACCACGCGCGCCGGCGTCCGCACCATCGCCTTCGTGCGGACGCGCCACACCGCGGAGCTCGTCTTTGGCGCCGCCCGCGACATGGTGTCCGAGAAGGAGCCAAAGCTGGCGATCCGCCTCGCGCCCTACCGCGCCCACTACAGGGCCGAGGACCGCCGCCGCATCGAGGAGGGCCTCCGCGACGGCCATCTGCTCGGCGTC encodes:
- a CDS encoding DEAD/DEAH box helicase, whose amino-acid sequence is MDVQAFLDRVRSQPWYDGQVVDDRTLPPRDAVEQSPESLLHPTLVARLRELGRWPLYAHQAQAVDAALEGGNVVVATPAASGKSLCFQAPVLHEWLEDRSSRALFLYPTKALAQDQLTALRELAPERPAPTLAVYDGDTPHDERAGIRRSAHVLLTNPDMLHAAILPNHRVWAAFLQRLSTVVIDEAHTYRGVFGSHVSLLLRRLRRICARYGAEPRFILCSATIGNPAELAGNLTGEPFTAVTGSGAPLGEKRFLFWNPPLRDAETGVREKAYSESARLLAETTRAGVRTIAFVRTRHTAELVFGAARDMVSEKEPKLAIRLAPYRAHYRAEDRRRIEEGLRDGHLLGVAATNALELGMDIGGLDATVLTGYPGSVASAWQQAGRRGRRRGGPPPPPPPPRRPPPPLPAPPPQPGRPRGPPGLPGAPPPPLPPRAD